The Phacochoerus africanus isolate WHEZ1 chromosome X, ROS_Pafr_v1, whole genome shotgun sequence genome has a segment encoding these proteins:
- the SLC25A53 gene encoding solute carrier family 25 member 53, whose translation MGEQNHSPGKELQPWTRTEAPGKKSWHPQAYALGAVSNFMSTFLTFPIYKVVFRQQIHAVAVSQAVRQLWHEGPQYFYRGIYPPLLSKTLQGTLLFGTYENLLCSLCPVGPHSLGHRCTAGLMSGVVEAVALSPFERVQNVLQDGRKQARFPSTFSILKEFHSYGLWGRLSMGYYRGFWPVLLRNSLGSALYFSFKDPIRDSLAEQGLPHWVPALVSGSVNGTITCLILYPLIVLVANMQSHIGWQSMPSLWASAQDVWDTRGRKVFLIYRGGSLVILRSSVTWGLTTAIHDFLQRRARSRKELKD comes from the coding sequence ATGGGGGAACAGAACCACTCTCCCGGGAAGGAGCTTCAGCCCTGGACACGAACAGAGGCTCCTGGAAAGAAAAGCTGGCACCCCCAGGCCTACGCCCTTGGGGCTGTTTCCAACTTTATGTCTACTTTTCTGACTTTTCCTATCTATAAGGTTGTGTTCCGGCAACAGATCCATGCCGTGGCGGTGTCACAGGCCGTCCGGCAGCTTTGGCACGAAGGCCCTCAATACTTCTACCGGGGAATCTACCCGCCTCTTCTCTCCAAGACGCTGCAAGGGACTCTGCTGTTTGGGACTTATGAAAACCTGCTGTGTTCTCTCTGCCCTGTTGGGCCCCACTCCCTGGGACACCGCTGCACTGCAGGGCTCATGTCTGGTGTGGTGGAGGCGGTGGCGCTCAGCCCCTTTGAAAGGGTGCAGAATGTGCTCCAGGATGGTCGCAAGCAAGCTCGCTTTCCCAGCACCTTCAGCATCCTCAAGGAATTCCACTCTTATGGGCTTTGGGGGCGGCTGTCAATGGGTTACTATCGTGGTTTCTGGCCTGTCCTTCTCAGGAACAGCCTGGGGAGTGCTCTGTATTTCTCCTTCAAGGACCCCATCCGGGATAGCTTAGCAGAGCAAGGCCTGCCCCACTGGGTTCCTGCCTTGGTGTCTGGGAGTGTCAATGGAACCATAACTTGCCTCATTCTGTATCCTCTGATTGTGCTCGTGGCCAATATGCAGTCCCATATTGGCTGGCAGAGCATGCCAAGCCTGTGGGCCTCTGCCCAGGACGTGTGGGACACACGGGGCCGAAAGGTGTTCCTCATCTACCGTGGAGGTTCCCTGGTCATCCTAAGGTCCAGCGTGACATGGGGCCTCACTACTGCGATCCATGACTTCCTGCAGAGGAGGGCTCGTTCCAGAAAAGAGCTGAAAGACTGA